From Streptomyces sp. NBC_00690, a single genomic window includes:
- a CDS encoding HAMP domain-containing sensor histidine kinase, translated as MCCVLATLLGTLVHAAVTSQTVEQSREKALDKLEEVTDAYRAGEPLPPYAGVDHAALPGSLRALAVKGERGTMVSSYDGRPTMWAAGPADGRALFVRLDYTLSARTITGLDRAIVGSSVLAIGATLLVGAFAVTRVTRRLHLTAQVARRISAGDLDARVNDPRTRNPSRPQDEVATVSVALDSMASSLQGKLLSEQRFTADVAHELRTPLTGLTAAAELLPEGRPAELVRDRVRAMRSLTEDLLEISRLDAGSETVDLDVHELGRLAERVVRASGTETEVRLVRDVTVETDRRRLERVLGNLIANAHRHGRAPVVLTVDGLTVTVTDRGPGYPAYLLEHGPARFRTEGGSKGHGLGLTIAVGQAAVIGARLRFAQAPDGGALARLVLPHRPVPRPRGPLL; from the coding sequence ATGTGCTGTGTGCTGGCGACCCTGCTCGGGACGCTGGTCCATGCCGCCGTCACCAGTCAGACCGTCGAGCAGTCCAGGGAGAAGGCCCTGGACAAGCTGGAGGAGGTCACCGACGCCTATCGGGCCGGTGAGCCGCTGCCGCCGTACGCCGGAGTGGACCACGCGGCCCTACCGGGCTCCCTGCGGGCTCTCGCGGTCAAGGGCGAGCGCGGCACCATGGTGAGCAGCTACGACGGCCGCCCCACGATGTGGGCGGCCGGCCCTGCGGACGGTCGGGCGCTGTTCGTGCGCCTCGACTACACGCTCAGCGCGCGGACCATCACGGGCCTCGACCGGGCGATCGTCGGTTCGTCGGTGTTGGCGATCGGGGCGACGCTGCTGGTGGGTGCGTTCGCGGTGACCCGGGTGACGCGCCGGCTGCATCTGACGGCGCAGGTGGCTCGGCGGATCAGCGCGGGCGACCTCGATGCGCGGGTCAACGATCCGCGCACGCGCAACCCGTCCCGCCCACAGGACGAGGTCGCCACGGTCTCGGTCGCCCTGGACTCCATGGCGTCCTCGCTCCAGGGGAAGCTGCTGAGCGAGCAGCGGTTCACGGCGGATGTGGCGCATGAACTGCGGACCCCGCTGACGGGCCTGACGGCAGCTGCCGAACTGCTGCCCGAGGGCCGGCCGGCCGAGCTGGTGCGGGACCGGGTGCGGGCGATGCGTTCCCTGACGGAGGACCTGCTGGAGATCTCCCGGCTCGACGCGGGCAGCGAGACGGTGGATCTGGACGTCCATGAGTTGGGGCGGTTGGCCGAACGGGTGGTGCGGGCATCGGGCACCGAGACCGAGGTGCGTCTGGTGCGGGACGTGACGGTGGAGACCGATCGGCGTCGGTTGGAGCGGGTGCTCGGCAATCTGATCGCCAATGCGCACCGGCACGGCAGGGCGCCAGTCGTCCTGACCGTGGACGGGCTGACGGTGACGGTCACCGACCGGGGGCCCGGCTACCCGGCGTACCTGCTGGAGCACGGCCCGGCCCGGTTCCGTACGGAAGGCGGGAGCAAGGGGCACGGTCTGGGGTTGACCATCGCGGTGGGTCAGGCTGCGGTGATCGGGGCGCGGTTGCGGTTCGCGCAGGCGCCCGACGGCGGGGCGCTGGCCCGTCTGGTCCTTCCGCACCGTCCGGTTCCCAGGCCGCGGGGACCGCTGCTCTGA
- a CDS encoding nuclease-related domain-containing protein, which translates to MALLRVTPALWEGRTRLYVSLANGRHVAWYDSGGDGGDEARPPHPARSGHPARSGHPEPNHPDPADPYDPPDVREARDAREVGDPRGAEPVDTREGGRPLALDAPGGCAGHISLVFERYRQAVLTVLAPHLTGAWTIGPPPVPTSADLVRLALHPDDDLAPNRPGETIHAELDLPTGTARRWGRDPRRPARARLRAHQVLGAELERLDAAGWRVLHAVPLPGADRIDHLLIGPGGVFAVHTVPAHRLRLRIADPEIQAGRRAPVPLLRLTRGRAERACSALATAVRPVLAVVGAARLEVLGAPGDVRVLRERDVASFADLGAVHKPADIAALHALARDRRTWLRS; encoded by the coding sequence ATGGCGTTGTTACGGGTCACACCAGCACTCTGGGAGGGCCGCACCCGGCTCTACGTCAGCTTGGCGAACGGCCGGCACGTCGCCTGGTACGACAGCGGGGGCGATGGGGGTGACGAAGCCCGGCCTCCCCACCCTGCCCGGTCCGGCCACCCTGCCCGGTCCGGCCACCCTGAACCCAACCACCCCGACCCTGCCGACCCTTACGATCCGCCCGATGTCCGTGAGGCCCGTGATGCCCGTGAGGTCGGCGATCCCCGTGGTGCCGAGCCCGTCGACACCCGGGAGGGCGGTCGGCCCCTGGCTCTGGACGCCCCCGGGGGCTGCGCCGGGCATATCAGTCTGGTCTTCGAGCGGTACCGCCAAGCCGTGCTGACCGTGCTCGCGCCCCATCTCACCGGTGCCTGGACCATCGGCCCGCCCCCGGTGCCGACCTCCGCTGACCTGGTCAGGCTCGCCCTCCACCCCGATGACGACCTGGCGCCCAACCGGCCGGGGGAGACGATCCACGCCGAACTGGACCTGCCGACCGGAACGGCCCGGCGCTGGGGGCGCGATCCCCGCCGTCCCGCGCGGGCCCGACTCCGCGCCCATCAGGTGCTCGGCGCGGAACTGGAGCGACTCGACGCCGCGGGCTGGCGGGTCCTGCACGCCGTCCCCCTGCCGGGCGCCGACCGCATCGACCATCTGCTGATCGGCCCCGGTGGTGTGTTCGCGGTGCACACCGTGCCCGCCCACCGGCTGCGGCTGCGGATCGCGGACCCCGAGATCCAGGCCGGTCGGCGCGCGCCGGTGCCCTTGCTGCGGCTCACCCGCGGTCGCGCCGAACGCGCCTGCTCGGCCCTGGCGACCGCGGTGCGCCCGGTTCTCGCCGTGGTGGGCGCGGCGCGACTGGAAGTGCTGGGGGCGCCGGGGGACGTACGGGTGCTCCGGGAGCGCGATGTGGCGTCGTTCGCCGACCTCGGGGCGGTGCACAAGCCCGCCGACATCGCGGCGCTCCACGCACTGGCACGCGATCGCCGCACCTGGCTGCGCAGCTGA
- a CDS encoding PBS lyase, giving the protein MFGGIDEVDWAALEHAYGPADDVPELLHGLTSQDPQEREAALDGMYGAVHHQGDVYDSTLACIPFLLELVSDPSVQDRGGIVELLTSIGGIDLDGDDELDPDDAEFEYAANYAMAASAVTASADVFLALVDSDDRGVRLTAPLALATLHGEPELVLGLLRERLKIEQDPEVRFACVEAAGRVALRHGWLASEVVEWLVELAGLPEGVAGPLPPGPDGSPLPTAADPVGPSRTYDAGLRLSALAQLARCAPLALPPDVVTGVTGLLRELRDEPSAPAAPGVMPSASGGSRPEQGHFVTGRPTPWTGDLLRTLHSGLGDRVTDRTALLADQLRSPDGGQRLDAVRMSCALLRTWRGEYAELVGLIGTQLARREPRLADAAAVTLGELFSLAAPAADALAEFVVADPGRWVQEWATGPRMLGSALTALARTGDPRAVPVLARLLELPETPQDLGQVLDPLGGAAIALVPALRGRLADMALDHRLYDLAGPVLSGLTALRAVEALPEVLRVLRGAPEYRREWVIELVLRALTAFGPAARASIPDLRALLVRAGGSQALSGAFGAKTAGALWSVEGDPTVILPALRTALSSTDSGARRSAASVLGAMGGAARETAPELSALLRAPDPWTRVDAALALWRITGEPDRAWPVLAGAWDALPFTRVPIAERLAETTADSGTAVAHGAHGAVEMLRAELGRVRRHNAIDGGYGSHDIVRDEKLLALCRRALTRERPTT; this is encoded by the coding sequence GTGTTCGGGGGTATCGACGAGGTCGACTGGGCCGCACTGGAACATGCCTACGGTCCGGCGGACGATGTGCCCGAATTGCTCCATGGGTTGACGTCGCAGGACCCACAGGAGCGCGAGGCGGCACTCGACGGGATGTACGGGGCGGTGCACCACCAGGGCGATGTCTATGACTCGACGCTGGCCTGCATACCGTTCCTGCTGGAGCTCGTCAGCGACCCGTCCGTCCAGGACCGCGGCGGCATCGTGGAGTTGTTGACCAGCATCGGCGGCATCGATCTCGACGGCGACGACGAGCTCGACCCGGACGACGCCGAGTTCGAGTACGCGGCGAACTACGCCATGGCCGCATCGGCGGTGACCGCGAGCGCCGATGTATTCCTCGCCCTCGTCGACTCCGACGACCGCGGCGTACGGCTGACCGCCCCGCTCGCCCTCGCCACGCTGCACGGCGAACCCGAACTGGTGCTGGGGCTGCTGAGGGAGCGTCTGAAGATCGAGCAGGATCCGGAGGTGCGCTTCGCCTGTGTGGAGGCGGCGGGCCGGGTGGCGCTACGACACGGCTGGCTGGCGTCCGAGGTCGTGGAGTGGCTGGTGGAACTGGCCGGACTGCCCGAAGGGGTCGCGGGCCCCTTACCGCCGGGCCCGGACGGTTCTCCGCTCCCGACCGCTGCCGACCCCGTGGGCCCGTCCCGCACCTACGACGCTGGCCTGCGGCTCTCCGCACTCGCGCAACTCGCCCGCTGTGCGCCCCTCGCCCTGCCCCCGGACGTGGTCACCGGAGTGACGGGACTCCTGCGCGAGCTGCGGGACGAGCCCAGCGCTCCCGCGGCCCCCGGAGTGATGCCGTCCGCCTCGGGCGGATCGCGACCGGAGCAGGGCCACTTCGTCACCGGCCGCCCCACCCCCTGGACCGGCGATCTGCTGCGTACGCTCCACTCCGGACTGGGCGACCGGGTCACCGACCGCACGGCGCTCCTGGCCGACCAGCTGCGCAGCCCCGACGGCGGGCAGCGGTTGGACGCGGTACGGATGAGCTGTGCCCTGCTGCGCACCTGGCGCGGGGAGTACGCCGAGCTGGTGGGTCTCATCGGCACCCAGCTGGCGAGACGGGAGCCCAGGCTGGCCGATGCCGCCGCGGTGACCTTGGGCGAGCTGTTCTCACTCGCGGCGCCGGCGGCTGATGCGCTGGCGGAGTTCGTGGTGGCCGACCCCGGTCGCTGGGTCCAGGAGTGGGCCACGGGCCCGCGGATGCTGGGCAGTGCGCTGACCGCTCTGGCACGCACGGGCGACCCTCGGGCGGTGCCGGTGCTGGCGCGTCTGCTGGAGCTGCCCGAGACCCCTCAGGACCTGGGGCAGGTGCTGGACCCGCTCGGCGGTGCGGCGATCGCGCTCGTACCGGCGCTGCGCGGGCGGCTGGCCGACATGGCACTGGATCACCGGCTCTATGACCTGGCGGGGCCTGTGCTGTCCGGGCTGACGGCGCTGCGGGCCGTGGAGGCGCTCCCGGAGGTGCTCAGGGTGCTCAGGGGTGCGCCGGAGTACCGCAGGGAGTGGGTGATCGAGTTGGTGCTGCGGGCGCTGACGGCCTTCGGCCCGGCGGCCCGTGCCTCGATACCGGACCTGCGTGCGCTGTTGGTGCGGGCGGGGGGCTCGCAGGCGCTGTCGGGTGCGTTCGGGGCGAAGACGGCGGGTGCGCTGTGGTCGGTGGAGGGCGATCCGACGGTGATACTGCCCGCCCTGCGCACCGCGCTGTCATCAACGGACTCGGGGGCTCGACGTTCGGCGGCCTCGGTACTCGGTGCCATGGGCGGGGCTGCCCGGGAGACGGCGCCCGAGCTCAGTGCGCTGCTGCGGGCGCCGGACCCCTGGACGCGGGTGGATGCCGCGCTCGCCCTGTGGCGGATCACGGGCGAGCCCGATCGGGCGTGGCCGGTCTTGGCGGGCGCCTGGGATGCGCTGCCGTTCACACGCGTTCCGATCGCCGAGCGGTTGGCAGAGACGACGGCCGACAGTGGTACTGCGGTGGCGCACGGGGCACACGGGGCCGTGGAGATGTTGCGGGCGGAGCTGGGCCGGGTCCGACGTCACAACGCCATCGACGGCGGGTACGGCAGCCATGACATCGTGAGGGATGAGAAGCTGCTGGCCCTGTGCCGGCGGGCGCTGACCAGGGAGAGACCGACGACATGA
- the ligD gene encoding non-homologous end-joining DNA ligase, with translation MTPITEVAGRRLALSNLEKVIHPATGTTKGEILHYYATTAQALLPHVHDRPVSFLRYPDGPEGQLFFTKNPPPGTPSWVTTAPVPRSEDPRARQVVITDLPSLVWAANLVVELHVPQWTVAAPAVADRMVFDLDPGAPASVEECCEVALWLRERLAADGLDAYAKTSGSKGLHILVPLVPTPSAQVSAYAKELAQEGESVLPHLVLHRMNRKLRPGKVFVDHSQNAAAKTTAAPYTLRARAEPTVSAPLTWEEVEARRNLVLRLADIAPRLDRYGDLMGPLTDPDRARPLP, from the coding sequence ATGACGCCGATCACCGAGGTGGCCGGGCGGCGGCTGGCGCTCAGCAATCTGGAGAAGGTCATCCACCCGGCCACCGGAACCACCAAGGGCGAGATCCTCCACTACTACGCCACCACCGCGCAGGCGCTCCTCCCCCATGTGCACGACCGCCCGGTCTCCTTCCTGCGCTACCCGGACGGCCCCGAGGGGCAGCTGTTCTTCACCAAGAATCCGCCGCCCGGTACGCCATCGTGGGTAACGACCGCCCCCGTACCGCGCTCGGAGGACCCCCGCGCCCGCCAGGTCGTCATCACCGACCTGCCCTCGCTCGTCTGGGCGGCGAATCTGGTGGTGGAGTTGCACGTACCACAGTGGACGGTCGCCGCCCCGGCCGTCGCCGACCGCATGGTCTTCGACCTGGACCCGGGTGCCCCTGCCTCAGTCGAGGAGTGCTGCGAGGTCGCCCTGTGGCTGCGGGAGCGGCTCGCGGCGGACGGTCTGGACGCCTACGCCAAGACCTCCGGGTCCAAGGGCCTGCACATCCTGGTGCCGCTGGTGCCCACTCCCTCCGCCCAGGTGTCTGCGTACGCCAAGGAACTCGCCCAGGAGGGGGAGAGCGTCCTCCCCCATCTGGTGCTGCACCGGATGAACCGCAAGCTGCGCCCCGGGAAGGTCTTCGTCGACCACAGCCAGAACGCGGCGGCCAAGACCACCGCCGCCCCCTACACCCTGCGGGCGCGGGCCGAGCCGACCGTCTCGGCGCCCCTGACCTGGGAAGAGGTGGAGGCGCGCCGCAATCTGGTGCTGCGGCTGGCGGACATTGCACCGCGACTGGACCGGTACGGGGATCTGATGGGCCCGCTCACCGACCCCGACCGGGCGCGGCCCCTTCCCTGA
- a CDS encoding zinc-ribbon domain-containing protein, with amino-acid sequence MIIFGTKGYLHQLAMLTLVCGSCGNPAAHALRKRVTKFTLFFVPLFPVSTKYSTQCTFCGAEQKLVKEQADRLLAQGDGWQQGGQGGPSYGGLQQGQQGQQGQNPYQR; translated from the coding sequence ATGATCATTTTCGGTACCAAGGGATACCTCCACCAGCTGGCGATGTTGACCCTCGTCTGCGGGTCCTGTGGCAATCCGGCCGCGCACGCACTGCGCAAGCGGGTCACCAAGTTCACGCTGTTCTTCGTGCCGCTGTTCCCGGTCTCGACGAAGTACTCCACGCAGTGCACGTTCTGCGGGGCCGAGCAGAAGCTCGTCAAGGAGCAGGCCGACCGGTTGTTGGCGCAGGGCGACGGCTGGCAGCAGGGCGGTCAGGGAGGCCCGTCGTACGGGGGGCTCCAGCAGGGACAGCAAGGCCAGCAGGGCCAGAACCCCTACCAGCGCTGA
- the ku gene encoding non-homologous end joining protein Ku has translation MRSIWNGAISFGLVSIPIKLVNATENHSISFRQIHTADGGRIRYRKVCELEDKEVTAAEIGKGYEDADGSIIPITDEDLAALPLPTAKTIEIVAFVPAASIDPLQMDAAYYLSANGVPAAKPYTLLREALKRSQKVALAKFALRGRERLGMLRVVDDVIAMHGLLWPDEIRRPEGVAPETEVTVRDAELDLADALMETLGEVDMDSLQDDYRTAVESMIAAKVEGGGALPEAEPAERGGKVIDLMAALESSVKAAQEARGEGAEGEAVARSGSGSVAEVTSIKGRKKTAAKKTASSRAPAKKTSAKTSTKTGTKTGTKTSTAKKAAPEKAAKKTAAKKTTKQTTRSTPKKRAS, from the coding sequence GTGCGATCCATATGGAACGGCGCGATCTCCTTCGGCCTGGTCAGCATCCCGATCAAGCTGGTGAACGCCACCGAGAACCACTCCATCTCCTTCCGTCAGATCCACACAGCGGACGGCGGTCGCATCCGCTACCGCAAGGTCTGCGAGCTGGAGGACAAGGAGGTCACGGCGGCCGAGATCGGCAAGGGGTACGAGGACGCCGACGGCTCGATCATCCCCATCACGGACGAGGACCTCGCAGCCCTTCCCCTGCCCACGGCCAAGACGATCGAGATCGTGGCCTTCGTGCCCGCCGCCTCGATCGACCCCCTGCAGATGGACGCCGCCTACTACCTGTCCGCCAACGGGGTCCCGGCAGCCAAGCCCTACACGCTCCTGCGCGAGGCCCTCAAGCGGAGCCAGAAGGTCGCCCTGGCCAAGTTCGCGCTCCGGGGGCGGGAACGACTGGGCATGCTGCGGGTCGTCGACGATGTGATCGCCATGCACGGGTTGCTCTGGCCGGACGAGATCCGGCGCCCTGAAGGGGTGGCGCCCGAGACCGAGGTGACGGTCCGGGACGCCGAACTCGACCTCGCGGACGCCCTGATGGAGACCCTCGGCGAGGTGGACATGGACTCGCTCCAGGACGACTACCGAACCGCGGTGGAGTCGATGATCGCCGCCAAGGTCGAGGGCGGCGGGGCGCTGCCCGAAGCTGAACCCGCCGAGCGCGGCGGCAAGGTCATCGACCTGATGGCTGCTCTGGAGAGCAGTGTCAAGGCGGCGCAGGAAGCCCGCGGCGAAGGGGCGGAGGGCGAAGCGGTCGCCCGGTCCGGGAGCGGGTCGGTGGCCGAGGTGACGTCGATCAAGGGACGAAAGAAGACGGCCGCGAAGAAGACCGCCTCCTCACGGGCGCCCGCCAAGAAGACCAGCGCCAAGACCAGTACCAAGACCGGCACCAAGACCGGCACCAAGACCAGCACGGCCAAGAAAGCCGCGCCCGAGAAGGCGGCGAAGAAGACCGCGGCCAAGAAGACGACGAAGCAGACCACCCGGTCCACACCGAAGAAGCGCGCTTCCTGA
- a CDS encoding FtsW/RodA/SpoVE family cell cycle protein encodes MTATTKAPAHPPPLAPHPARRRGVEFSLLVCAVLICVYGYAAVGLARNHAVPEDALRYGGGLGLVALLAHLAVRLRAPYADPLLLPIAVLLNGLGLVLIHRLDLETPNHPAAPAQLLWSALGVALFTATVLVLRDHRTLQRYAYVSVATALALMIAPILFPAVNGARIWIRIGGLSFQPGEFAKILLAVFFAAYLAANHHALAVTGRRIWRLQLPTGRVLGPIVTIWLTSVAVLILERDLGTSLLFFGLFVIMLYVATGRTGWIAVGLTLAAAGAFAVGVFEPHVHSRVEDWLDPFATIEAGRGAGQVAQSLFAFGAGGVLGTGLGLGHSTLIGFAVKSDFILATAGEELGLVGLTGILLLYGLLVARGFDAGLHLRDPFGRLLAIGLASIVALQVFVITGGVTGLIPLTGMAMPFLAQGGSSVVANWLIVALLIKVSHSARTPIDPPEAR; translated from the coding sequence ATGACCGCCACCACCAAGGCGCCGGCACACCCCCCTCCCCTCGCCCCCCACCCGGCACGGCGTCGGGGCGTCGAATTCTCCCTCCTGGTCTGCGCCGTTCTCATCTGCGTCTACGGGTACGCCGCGGTCGGGCTCGCCCGGAACCACGCCGTACCCGAGGACGCACTGCGCTACGGCGGCGGTCTGGGGCTCGTCGCCCTCCTCGCCCACCTCGCCGTACGGCTGCGCGCCCCCTATGCCGACCCCCTCCTCCTCCCGATCGCCGTGCTCCTCAACGGCCTCGGACTCGTCCTGATCCACCGTCTCGACCTGGAGACCCCGAACCACCCCGCCGCACCCGCCCAACTCCTCTGGTCGGCACTCGGCGTGGCCCTGTTCACCGCGACCGTGCTGGTCCTGCGCGACCATCGGACCCTCCAGCGGTACGCCTATGTGTCGGTGGCCACGGCGCTCGCCCTGATGATCGCCCCGATCCTGTTCCCCGCGGTGAACGGCGCCCGGATCTGGATCCGGATCGGCGGACTCTCCTTCCAGCCCGGCGAGTTCGCCAAGATCCTCCTCGCCGTGTTCTTCGCCGCCTACCTCGCGGCCAACCACCATGCGCTCGCGGTCACGGGACGCCGGATCTGGCGGCTCCAACTGCCGACCGGGCGGGTGCTCGGCCCGATCGTGACGATCTGGCTCACCAGCGTCGCGGTGCTGATCCTGGAACGGGACCTCGGCACCTCGCTCCTCTTCTTCGGCCTCTTCGTGATCATGCTCTACGTGGCGACGGGCCGAACCGGCTGGATCGCGGTGGGACTGACCCTCGCCGCCGCCGGGGCGTTCGCCGTCGGCGTGTTCGAACCCCATGTGCACAGCCGGGTGGAGGACTGGCTCGACCCCTTCGCCACCATCGAAGCGGGCCGGGGCGCCGGCCAGGTGGCACAGTCGCTGTTCGCCTTCGGCGCCGGCGGGGTCCTCGGCACCGGCCTCGGCCTCGGGCACTCCACCCTGATCGGCTTCGCCGTGAAGTCCGACTTCATCCTCGCCACCGCCGGCGAAGAGTTGGGGCTGGTCGGCCTCACCGGCATCCTCCTGCTGTACGGGCTGCTCGTGGCGCGCGGCTTCGACGCCGGGCTCCATCTGCGCGACCCCTTCGGCCGACTGCTCGCCATCGGTCTCGCCTCCATCGTCGCCCTCCAGGTCTTCGTGATCACCGGTGGCGTCACGGGGTTGATCCCGCTCACCGGGATGGCGATGCCCTTCCTCGCCCAGGGCGGCTCGTCCGTCGTCGCCAACTGGCTGATCGTGGCCCTCCTGATCAAGGTCAGCCACTCGGCCCGCACCCCCATCGACCCTCCGGAGGCGCGGTGA
- a CDS encoding ATP-dependent DNA ligase, with protein MDESHPTIALRPPVEVMRPRPVDEIPEQGSTPGGFQYTVKLDGFRAIAFVLEGGRVFLQSRSRRDLAREFPEIAAELGRRLAPGTVLDGELCAYRDGRLSFTDLLKSTTERQRLAVPVSYIAFDVLAVPGRDVRNRPLRERWPLLGEVMAAVAPPLQRVLATEDRATADLWFRDLREVGVEGIVAKDLDSTYRPGSTWSWRKIRHADTRDGRLLGVFGGPDRPRALLVELPDGQIVQTSPRLTAAQSHQVGAMVGDRLGELVERPGLGPVRLLVEPLLVEVLQPAGRREPTARFVRVRSEG; from the coding sequence ATGGACGAGAGCCACCCGACCATCGCCCTGCGCCCGCCCGTCGAGGTGATGCGCCCGCGTCCCGTCGATGAGATCCCCGAGCAGGGCAGTACGCCCGGGGGCTTCCAGTACACGGTCAAACTCGACGGATTCCGCGCGATCGCCTTCGTACTGGAGGGCGGTCGGGTCTTCCTCCAGTCGCGCTCCCGTCGGGATCTGGCGCGGGAGTTCCCCGAGATCGCCGCCGAACTGGGGCGGCGGTTGGCGCCGGGGACGGTCCTGGACGGTGAGCTCTGCGCCTACCGGGACGGCCGGCTGAGCTTCACCGACCTGCTGAAGTCCACCACCGAACGGCAACGGCTCGCCGTGCCGGTGTCCTACATTGCCTTCGACGTCCTGGCCGTCCCGGGGCGGGACGTGAGGAACCGCCCGCTGCGGGAGCGCTGGCCGCTTCTGGGAGAGGTGATGGCAGCCGTGGCACCACCGCTGCAACGCGTCCTGGCCACCGAGGACCGGGCCACCGCGGACCTGTGGTTCCGCGATCTGCGCGAGGTGGGCGTCGAGGGGATCGTGGCCAAGGACCTGGACTCCACCTATCGACCGGGCTCCACCTGGTCATGGCGCAAGATCCGGCACGCCGATACGCGCGACGGGCGCCTCCTCGGTGTCTTCGGCGGTCCGGACCGCCCACGGGCGCTGCTGGTCGAACTGCCCGACGGACAGATCGTGCAGACCTCTCCCCGGCTGACGGCCGCGCAGTCCCACCAGGTCGGCGCCATGGTGGGCGATCGCCTCGGCGAGCTGGTGGAGCGACCTGGGCTCGGGCCGGTGCGTCTGCTGGTCGAACCGCTGCTCGTCGAGGTGCTCCAGCCGGCGGGGCGGCGGGAGCCGACGGCCCGGTTCGTCCGGGTGCGCTCGGAAGGCTGA
- a CDS encoding serine/threonine-protein kinase, producing the protein MSGGESARRVIDGRFELEARLGGGGMGTVWRARDLVLDRAVALKEVRPPDPGLAEYDPEAALLLRARVLREARALARVDHPNVVTIHHVVDGGENTYPWLVMELVTGGSLQDRLARGPMAPIEAAALGLEISAALRAAHDVGIQHRDVKPANVLLRPDGRPVLTDFGIAAIRESTVLTATGSLIGTPDFMAPERISGQDGGPGSDLWSLAMMLYVAVEGVHPLRRGTTLATLAAVLNEELPPPRQAGPLTGVLMALLVRDPDARPDADTVDRMLAAAARGEHGPTASTVPPASTVPPETSYRLGPPSTPSTAPLGTFGPPIDPVTSQDAVPPYPTGGRTGLRPTVVSPSAPPRRSVLRRRTTVVSSLLATALTAVLVWSVLPGLLPDDEKKSSATPGGSTSPSASTDKGATPSPSGPGTQQKDDTEGQEKGEPASLLTPDGLRLVVKELKAEMGTDQVGRFVVYPEYASVNGMVKGSKTRFDSYDYRVGEGVSRGIMSGTLMGGEQPVGLDTYDWDIVPALIKKAEKDLGVEDPTSRYLVLDMPNSLHQSEAGISIYLSNQYGSGYLLADRTGKVIRTVPATK; encoded by the coding sequence ATGAGCGGCGGGGAGTCGGCAAGACGGGTCATCGACGGGCGCTTCGAGTTGGAAGCACGGCTCGGCGGTGGTGGCATGGGCACGGTGTGGCGTGCGCGCGATCTGGTACTCGATCGGGCGGTGGCGCTGAAGGAAGTGCGCCCTCCCGACCCCGGGCTCGCCGAGTACGACCCCGAGGCGGCCCTTCTGCTGCGCGCCCGGGTACTGAGGGAGGCCCGTGCGCTGGCACGCGTCGACCACCCCAATGTGGTGACCATCCACCATGTGGTCGACGGCGGCGAGAACACCTACCCCTGGCTGGTGATGGAGTTGGTGACCGGCGGCTCGCTCCAGGATCGGCTGGCCCGCGGGCCGATGGCGCCGATCGAGGCAGCCGCCCTCGGGCTGGAGATATCGGCCGCCCTGCGCGCCGCGCACGACGTCGGCATCCAGCACCGGGACGTGAAGCCCGCCAATGTGCTGCTGCGGCCGGACGGCCGTCCCGTCCTCACCGACTTCGGTATCGCCGCCATCCGTGAGTCGACCGTGCTGACCGCGACCGGGTCCCTCATCGGCACACCCGACTTCATGGCACCCGAACGGATCTCCGGACAGGACGGAGGGCCCGGTTCCGATCTCTGGTCGTTGGCGATGATGCTCTACGTCGCCGTCGAAGGCGTCCATCCGCTGCGCCGGGGGACGACCCTCGCCACGCTCGCCGCCGTCCTCAACGAGGAGTTGCCGCCCCCGCGTCAGGCGGGCCCGCTGACCGGTGTGCTCATGGCCCTCCTGGTGAGGGACCCGGACGCCCGCCCGGACGCCGACACCGTGGACCGGATGCTGGCTGCCGCCGCCCGAGGCGAGCACGGGCCGACCGCTTCCACGGTGCCGCCCGCTTCCACAGTGCCGCCCGAGACGTCGTACCGACTAGGACCCCCGAGTACGCCGTCCACCGCGCCGCTCGGTACCTTCGGCCCGCCCATCGACCCCGTGACGTCCCAGGACGCCGTCCCCCCGTACCCCACGGGCGGGCGCACCGGCCTTCGGCCGACCGTCGTGTCGCCGTCCGCCCCACCGCGGCGGTCCGTGCTCCGACGCCGCACGACCGTCGTTTCCTCGCTACTTGCCACCGCCCTGACCGCCGTCTTGGTGTGGAGCGTGCTGCCCGGGTTGCTGCCCGACGACGAGAAGAAGTCCTCGGCCACACCGGGCGGCTCCACCTCCCCGTCCGCGTCCACCGACAAAGGCGCCACTCCCTCTCCCTCGGGTCCCGGAACGCAACAGAAGGACGACACCGAGGGGCAGGAGAAGGGCGAGCCCGCCAGCCTGCTGACGCCCGACGGGCTGCGGCTCGTGGTGAAGGAACTCAAGGCGGAGATGGGCACCGACCAGGTGGGCAGGTTCGTCGTGTACCCCGAGTACGCATCCGTCAATGGCATGGTCAAGGGCAGCAAGACCCGCTTCGACAGCTATGACTACCGCGTCGGTGAGGGAGTCTCCCGCGGCATCATGAGCGGCACACTCATGGGCGGCGAACAGCCGGTGGGACTCGACACCTACGACTGGGACATCGTCCCCGCCCTGATCAAGAAGGCCGAGAAGGACCTGGGCGTCGAGGACCCGACCTCCCGCTACCTCGTGCTCGACATGCCGAACTCCCTCCACCAGTCGGAGGCGGGCATCTCCATCTATCTGTCCAACCAGTACGGCTCGGGCTATCTGTTGGCCGACCGCACGGGAAAGGTGATCAGGACGGTGCCGGCCACCAAGTGA